A stretch of the Ascaphus truei isolate aAscTru1 chromosome 4, aAscTru1.hap1, whole genome shotgun sequence genome encodes the following:
- the LOC142493529 gene encoding amine sulfotransferase-like, producing MSQATSEPADPFMFKHRGIYFQTEFIVPEYIDSLEHFEIRESDVFLVTYPKSGTIWTQQIMSLIFNEGHRNGTESIENSERAPWLEFKHPTMDYNSRPSPRLFTSHLPYFLMPNDLRNKKGKVIYVTRNPKDTLVSYFHFNKIVVKALQTDNMDDFMENYLSGKVVYGSWFDHFTSWYANKKDFNILFMTYEEMIMDLRSSVLKICRFVGKELDEQALATVIEKATFKNMKHDTVANYTFIPDDVLNKKKGAFVRKGTIGDWKNILTVAQNERFDKVFLEKTNDFPLKLIWDINEEK from the exons ATGTCCCAAGCTACCAGTGAGCCTGCTGACCCTTTTAtgttcaagcacagaggaatttACTTTCAAACTGAATTTATTGTACCAGAATACATAGATTCACTGGAGCACTTTGAGATCAGAGAAAGTGATGTTTTTCTGGTTACTTATCCAAAATCCG GAACAATTTGGACGCAGCAGATTATGAGTTTAATTTTTAATGAAGGTCATCGGAATGGAACAGAATCCATTGAGAACAGTGAAAGGGCCCCATGGCTTGAATTCAAACATCCCACTATGGATTATAACAGTCGCCCCTCTCCACGCCTCTTTACCTCCCACCTACCTTATTTTCTAATGCCTAATGATCTGAGGAACAAGAAAGGCAAA GTTATTTATGTAACCAGGAATCCAAAAGATACTTTGGTGTCATATTTTCATTTCAATAAAATCGTGGTGAAAGCGTTGCAAACAGACAATATGGATGATTTCATGGAGAACTATTTGTCAGGGAAAG TGGTTTATGGTTCTTGGTTTGATCATTTCACGAGCTGGTACGCCAACAAGAAAGACTTCAATATTCTTTTTATGACATATGAGGAAATGATAATG GATCTGAGGTCAAGTGTGCTAAAAATCTGTCGCTTTGTGGGAAAGGAGCTTGATGAACAGGCACTGGCAACTGTTATTGAAAAAGCCACATTCAAAAACATGAAACATGATACAGTTGCAAATTATACATTTATTCCGGACGACGTCTTGAACAAAAAGAAAGGAGCTTTCGTTCGCAAAG GCACCATCGGGGATTGGAAAAATATATTGACTGTGGCACAGAACGAGAGGTTTGATAAGGTTTTTCTGGAGAAGACTAACGATTTTCCGCTCAAATTAATCTGGGATATTAATGAAGAAAAATGA